One Nitrospirota bacterium DNA segment encodes these proteins:
- a CDS encoding polysaccharide biosynthesis/export family protein, translated as MLFTGCASDHASKTPPTLDLSAKKKTEKLNEAIMVSAASRTSATDDYRIGPEDLLEIEAYNVEDLKKTVRVNSQGDIALPLVGIIRAKNMTTSELEKEIAKRLDRYVQETVVNVFVKEYHSQRISVVGAVNNPQVYAVTGQRYLIDMLMTAGGLKEDAGNICYVIRPSVKDMPNSRAETMVIDLNELLVNSNFSLNVPVFAGDVINLPKGGVVFVDGAVKTPGAFTMKGKTTFIQAITMAQGLAPEAHQSDIRIFRDNGRGDRDIITADYDAIRKGELPDILLSENDIIIVPESGMKNFFSGFISTLKGFITFGKGF; from the coding sequence ATGCTTTTCACAGGGTGCGCTTCTGACCATGCATCCAAGACCCCGCCGACCCTTGACCTTTCAGCAAAAAAGAAGACCGAAAAACTGAATGAAGCCATTATGGTGAGTGCGGCGAGCAGGACAAGCGCAACGGATGACTACCGCATCGGACCGGAAGATCTCCTTGAGATCGAAGCATACAATGTGGAAGACCTCAAAAAAACAGTGAGGGTCAATTCCCAGGGTGATATCGCATTGCCGCTTGTCGGCATCATCAGGGCAAAAAACATGACCACTTCGGAACTCGAAAAGGAGATAGCAAAAAGACTCGACAGGTATGTCCAGGAAACCGTGGTCAATGTCTTTGTAAAGGAATACCACAGCCAGAGAATATCGGTTGTGGGCGCGGTCAACAATCCGCAGGTCTATGCAGTCACCGGGCAGAGATATCTAATTGACATGCTCATGACCGCAGGCGGCCTGAAAGAAGATGCAGGAAACATCTGCTATGTGATCCGTCCGTCAGTAAAAGACATGCCGAACAGCAGGGCTGAGACGATGGTGATCGATCTCAATGAACTCCTTGTAAACAGTAATTTTAGCCTGAACGTGCCTGTTTTTGCCGGGGATGTTATCAATCTGCCCAAGGGCGGAGTGGTGTTTGTAGATGGGGCAGTGAAAACCCCGGGGGCGTTTACCATGAAAGGAAAGACCACCTTTATTCAGGCGATTACGATGGCCCAGGGACTTGCTCCGGAGGCGCACCAGAGTGACATAAGGATATTCAGGGACAACGGAAGGGGTGACAGGGACATTATCACCGCGGATTATGATGCGATCAGGAAGGGCGAACTCCCGGACATTCTGCTTTCGGAAAACGATATTATCATTGTGCCCGAGAGCGGGATGAAAAACTTTTTCAGCGGGTTCATCAGTACGCTGAAAGGTTTTATCACATTCGGAAAAGGATTCTGA
- a CDS encoding YbgC/FadM family acyl-CoA thioesterase — protein sequence MYYEDTDAGGIVYYANYLRFMERARTELLAEKGIDIAEYHTKGYFFPVVHVDISYRRPAKLGNILDIRTEVIEINNASLLVKHEVYRDAMLLVEATVKLACITTEGKPRRLPEEFQRLSPAGN from the coding sequence ATCTATTATGAGGACACTGATGCAGGCGGCATCGTTTACTATGCAAACTACCTCCGTTTCATGGAGCGGGCAAGGACAGAACTGCTCGCTGAAAAGGGGATCGATATCGCAGAGTATCACACAAAAGGATATTTCTTTCCTGTGGTGCACGTCGACATATCCTACAGAAGACCTGCAAAACTCGGAAATATTCTCGATATCAGAACCGAAGTCATTGAGATCAACAATGCATCCCTCCTCGTAAAACATGAGGTATACAGAGACGCCATGCTGCTTGTCGAGGCAACCGTGAAGCTCGCCTGCATTACCACGGAAGGGAAACCCCGGAGATTGCCGGAAGAGTTCCAGAGATTATCGCCTGCCGGCAACTGA
- a CDS encoding type II toxin-antitoxin system VapC family toxin, producing the protein MVLVDTSVWVAHLRSGDIGLENLLNDGHVVCHLFIVGELACGNLSNRSEILSLLQALPLANHAEHEEVMRFMENYSLMGKGLGYIDMHLIVSALLTGVPIWTLDRKLKEVSSKLGLGL; encoded by the coding sequence ATGGTTCTTGTTGACACTTCGGTGTGGGTTGCACATCTTCGGTCCGGCGACATCGGACTTGAAAACCTGTTGAATGACGGCCATGTTGTTTGTCATCTCTTCATCGTCGGTGAACTCGCATGCGGCAATCTCTCAAACAGGTCTGAAATTCTTTCTCTCTTGCAGGCCCTGCCTCTGGCGAATCATGCAGAACATGAAGAGGTGATGCGTTTTATGGAGAATTACTCACTTATGGGGAAAGGATTAGGGTACATTGATATGCATTTGATTGTTTCGGCTCTCTTGACTGGAGTTCCAATCTGGACACTCGACAGAAAACTTAAAGAGGTTTCTTCAAAGCTGGGGTTAGGATTATAA
- a CDS encoding TIGR00153 family protein: MLKNVFGGNTEQKVIDNIRKHMQILFSASGCFRNGLEAWDKAQMYCVADLEREGDSVRREIISTIYEGAFLPFLRTNICRFVEIVDEAFDALKDAAFEFEYLGPEIDREVREDCVKIADINRQMCEMLMIAFDTLFDKGDLREKTLAIRIFEKKIDDLKFDLISKLRKKEVKDFWEGRILSDFISYLTHISDVIEDASDYLHIINLSMR; the protein is encoded by the coding sequence GTGCTTAAAAATGTCTTTGGGGGCAATACGGAGCAGAAGGTTATCGATAACATCAGGAAACACATGCAGATCCTCTTTTCTGCCTCAGGGTGTTTCAGAAACGGGCTGGAGGCATGGGATAAGGCACAGATGTATTGTGTTGCTGATCTCGAAAGGGAGGGGGACAGTGTCAGGAGGGAGATCATTTCCACTATCTATGAGGGTGCCTTCCTGCCATTTCTCCGGACGAACATCTGCAGGTTTGTCGAGATCGTCGACGAGGCGTTTGATGCGCTGAAAGACGCCGCCTTTGAATTTGAATACCTTGGGCCAGAGATTGACCGCGAGGTCAGGGAAGACTGTGTGAAGATCGCGGATATCAACCGGCAGATGTGCGAGATGCTCATGATCGCCTTTGATACCCTGTTCGATAAGGGAGATCTGCGGGAAAAGACCCTCGCCATCAGGATCTTTGAGAAAAAGATTGATGACCTGAAATTCGATCTGATCAGCAAACTGAGGAAGAAAGAGGTAAAAGACTTCTGGGAAGGCAGAATACTCTCGGATTTCATTTCGTATCTTACCCATATCAGTGATGTGATCGAAGATGCGAGCGACTATCTCCATATCATAAACCTGAGCATGAGATGA
- a CDS encoding type II toxin-antitoxin system VapB family antitoxin, with product MKTTLNIEDRLLDKAAKLTGIKEKTSLVRLGLEALIAKESSRRLAKLGGTEKKLGSIPRRRSAGK from the coding sequence ATGAAGACTACACTCAACATAGAAGACCGGCTGCTTGACAAGGCAGCAAAGTTAACCGGCATTAAGGAAAAAACATCCCTTGTCAGACTTGGACTCGAAGCACTTATCGCGAAAGAAAGCAGCAGGAGACTCGCAAAACTTGGCGGAACTGAAAAGAAATTAGGAAGTATTCCTCGCAGAAGATCAGCAGGCAAATGA
- the rtcA gene encoding RNA 3'-terminal phosphate cyclase — protein MVIEIDGSYREGGGQILRTALGLSCLFGKPFRIFNIRRGRRKPGLMPQHLTCVRAAQLISGAEVSGDTKGSTELLFSPGKVKSGDYFLDVGTAGSTSLVLHTIIPSLIFSDTISVFTLKGGTHVPFSPSFHYLEGVFAACLRRIGIETRLAIDAYGFYPKGGGRVRAEIFPVKTVAPFRNRERGDLLTLRGYSGVGNLPLSIAERQGNAMMEAIHATPGEFRCAVDIRTQNVPTPGQGTFLYLQSESANAVAGFTSLGERGKRAETVGEDAAKEFLAYYSTGAAVDPHLADQLVVYLSLCQEESVFTASCITEHLMTNLWTIGLFRACRYSVEGKIGCPGTVIIQGK, from the coding sequence ATGGTGATAGAGATTGACGGAAGCTACAGGGAGGGAGGAGGCCAGATACTGCGCACGGCACTGGGACTTTCCTGCCTTTTCGGAAAACCGTTCAGGATCTTCAATATCAGAAGAGGACGGAGAAAGCCGGGACTTATGCCGCAGCACCTTACCTGTGTCAGGGCGGCGCAACTGATATCTGGTGCGGAGGTTTCCGGCGATACCAAAGGCTCGACAGAACTGCTGTTCTCACCGGGCAAGGTGAAAAGCGGAGATTACTTCCTGGATGTGGGAACCGCAGGTTCGACCTCTCTGGTACTTCACACAATCATTCCCTCTCTTATCTTTTCCGACACAATATCTGTATTCACGCTCAAAGGGGGTACCCATGTCCCCTTCAGCCCTTCCTTCCATTACCTCGAGGGAGTCTTTGCCGCATGTTTGAGACGGATCGGCATCGAAACACGCCTTGCGATTGATGCGTATGGTTTTTATCCGAAGGGTGGAGGAAGGGTGAGGGCAGAGATTTTTCCTGTGAAAACGGTGGCTCCTTTCAGGAACAGGGAAAGAGGAGATCTGCTCACATTGCGGGGATATTCAGGTGTCGGCAACCTCCCGTTGTCGATCGCAGAAAGACAGGGAAACGCCATGATGGAGGCGATACATGCGACCCCTGGAGAGTTCCGCTGTGCCGTGGACATTCGCACGCAGAATGTGCCGACACCCGGGCAGGGAACGTTTCTTTATCTTCAGTCAGAGTCTGCAAATGCGGTCGCAGGCTTCACTTCGCTCGGTGAGCGGGGCAAAAGGGCTGAGACTGTGGGAGAAGATGCAGCAAAGGAATTCCTTGCGTACTATTCGACCGGTGCGGCGGTTGACCCGCACCTGGCTGACCAGCTTGTGGTGTATCTGTCACTGTGTCAGGAGGAATCTGTATTCACCGCATCCTGCATCACAGAACATCTCATGACGAATCTGTGGACGATCGGTCTGTTTCGTGCATGCAGGTATTCTGTGGAGGGAAAGATCGGCTGCCCTGGAACCGTAATCATTCAGGGAAAATAA
- a CDS encoding peptidylprolyl isomerase, with the protein MRILSIMAAVFIMLSSSFASGEVSQKTFTEKEIRKMAETKAVIETKFGNMEIRFFPEVAPNHVNNFIDLAKKGFYDGTTFHRVIPGFMIQGGDPNSKSPDRSRHGMGGPGHTVKAEFNDKPHKRGILSMARSANPDSAGSQFFICVADAPFLNRQYTVFGEVVSGMETADKIVNAPRDPKDNPLERIEMKVTITEK; encoded by the coding sequence ATGCGCATTCTCTCAATCATGGCTGCAGTATTCATCATGCTCTCCTCCTCTTTTGCATCCGGAGAGGTGAGCCAGAAAACCTTTACGGAAAAGGAGATACGGAAAATGGCGGAAACAAAGGCAGTAATCGAGACAAAATTCGGCAACATGGAAATCAGATTCTTTCCTGAAGTCGCACCGAATCATGTAAACAATTTCATCGATCTCGCCAAAAAGGGATTCTATGACGGGACGACCTTCCACAGGGTTATTCCCGGGTTCATGATCCAGGGCGGGGATCCCAATTCAAAAAGTCCTGACAGGTCCAGGCACGGAATGGGAGGTCCCGGCCATACAGTGAAGGCAGAATTCAATGACAAACCTCACAAAAGAGGAATCCTCTCCATGGCACGGTCTGCAAATCCCGACAGCGCAGGATCGCAGTTCTTCATCTGCGTGGCTGATGCACCTTTCCTTAACAGGCAGTACACGGTGTTTGGAGAGGTTGTGTCAGGCATGGAAACGGCTGACAAGATCGTGAACGCGCCGAGAGACCCGAAGGACAATCCTCTCGAACGCATAGAGATGAAGGTCACTATTACTGAAAAATAA
- a CDS encoding class II fructose-bisphosphate aldolase, which translates to MDLKNIIAIGKEGVQIKDINALRQGIDSLVYEAVFSDGEKKTALLVLIKEIAKAAGAIPSSIQSLYEEMGRSYPGFTVPAINIRGLTYDVAKVIFRKAMEMKVGPFIFEIARSEIGYTKQRPLEYSALVLAAAVSEGYLGPIFIQGDHFQLVRKYFLADAKPETDYVKGLIQEAIEAEFYNIDIDTSTIVDIDRETLREQQKPNFEMTAELAAYIRSIQPEGIDISIGGEIGEIGGKNSTPDELRAYLEGFKETFTSGKGLSKLSVQTGTSHGGVVLPDGTLAKVKIDFETLRTLSDLARKEFGLSGCVQHGASTLPEDAFHMFPETGTSEVHLATGFQNIMYDSAALPAEFREEVYNFIKQEYAKEKKENQTEEQFIYSTRKKGFGPLKKKWWDLPAYVKDPIMDELGAKFALLFEKLKVTNTTEIVKKTVKPVVVKKEIDRGLIGL; encoded by the coding sequence ATGGATCTGAAAAATATCATTGCGATCGGGAAAGAAGGAGTGCAAATAAAAGATATCAATGCCCTGAGACAAGGCATTGACAGCCTCGTATATGAGGCAGTATTTTCGGACGGCGAGAAAAAAACCGCCCTCCTGGTGCTGATAAAGGAAATTGCCAAGGCAGCCGGCGCCATACCGTCTTCCATTCAGTCGCTCTACGAGGAAATGGGGAGGAGTTATCCGGGATTCACCGTCCCTGCCATAAATATCCGGGGGCTGACATACGATGTGGCAAAGGTCATCTTCAGGAAAGCAATGGAAATGAAGGTCGGGCCCTTCATTTTCGAGATCGCACGTTCTGAGATCGGATATACCAAGCAGAGACCGCTCGAGTACTCCGCACTCGTGCTTGCCGCTGCCGTCAGTGAAGGATACCTTGGACCAATATTCATTCAGGGCGACCATTTCCAGCTGGTAAGGAAATACTTTCTGGCTGACGCAAAACCCGAAACGGATTATGTGAAGGGGCTGATACAGGAAGCGATAGAGGCCGAATTCTACAATATCGATATTGATACCTCGACCATTGTGGACATCGACCGGGAAACACTCAGGGAACAGCAGAAACCAAACTTCGAGATGACGGCAGAGCTGGCTGCGTACATCCGGAGCATTCAGCCTGAAGGAATCGACATCTCCATCGGTGGAGAGATCGGGGAAATAGGCGGCAAGAACAGCACTCCTGACGAACTGAGGGCGTACCTTGAAGGCTTCAAGGAGACATTCACCTCAGGCAAGGGACTGAGCAAGCTCAGCGTCCAGACCGGCACCAGCCATGGCGGCGTGGTACTGCCTGACGGAACTCTCGCAAAAGTCAAAATTGATTTTGAAACACTGCGAACGCTCTCTGACCTCGCGCGAAAGGAATTCGGCCTTTCCGGATGCGTGCAGCACGGGGCCTCCACGCTCCCTGAAGATGCCTTCCACATGTTCCCGGAAACCGGCACATCTGAAGTCCATCTCGCCACCGGGTTCCAGAATATCATGTACGACAGCGCTGCCCTTCCCGCAGAATTCAGGGAAGAAGTTTATAATTTTATCAAGCAGGAATATGCGAAGGAAAAGAAGGAAAACCAGACCGAGGAGCAGTTTATCTACAGCACGAGGAAGAAAGGCTTCGGCCCACTGAAAAAGAAATGGTGGGATCTTCCCGCCTACGTGAAAGATCCTATCATGGATGAGCTCGGGGCGAAGTTCGCGCTTCTCTTCGAGAAACTGAAAGTAACCAATACCACCGAGATCGTCAAAAAGACGGTAAAACCTGTAGTGGTAAAGAAGGAGATAGACAGGGGACTCATCGGGCTGTAG
- a CDS encoding Smr/MutS family protein: MKVSEWSFTPFQGLGEALRKHNCTLNQKHIPVKKPAENKTDEEIFREAMADVKEISEFRAMPPKKPPEYTPSPRKDDTLEILRQIVDREKKIKISDTGEYMEWTNPKIRKDISEKLHQGCFSVQDYIDLHGMTLTEAEEAFSSFIRHAVKHNLFCIKVIHGRGLRSPRGPVLKTALERWLQGTFRKWVLAYTTAKDCDGGLGATYVILKTK, encoded by the coding sequence ATGAAGGTATCGGAGTGGTCATTTACACCGTTTCAGGGCCTCGGGGAAGCTCTCAGAAAACATAACTGCACGCTCAATCAGAAGCACATCCCTGTAAAGAAACCCGCCGAAAATAAAACAGATGAAGAAATATTCCGCGAGGCAATGGCTGATGTGAAGGAAATCAGTGAGTTCAGGGCAATGCCTCCGAAAAAGCCGCCTGAATATACCCCTTCCCCCCGGAAGGATGATACCCTCGAGATATTGCGCCAGATTGTTGACAGGGAAAAGAAGATAAAAATCTCGGATACCGGTGAATACATGGAATGGACAAATCCGAAAATCAGGAAAGACATTTCCGAAAAGCTGCATCAGGGCTGTTTTTCTGTGCAGGACTATATTGATCTCCACGGCATGACCCTTACGGAAGCAGAAGAAGCCTTCAGTTCCTTTATCAGGCACGCAGTAAAGCATAATCTGTTCTGTATTAAGGTAATACACGGAAGAGGCCTCAGATCTCCCAGAGGTCCGGTGCTCAAAACAGCCCTCGAGAGATGGCTGCAGGGGACATTCAGGAAATGGGTACTCGCGTATACCACTGCAAAGGACTGCGACGGAGGACTGGGCGCAACATATGTAATATTGAAAACAAAATAG
- a CDS encoding FecR domain-containing protein yields MAFGEIKSTGGVEISSSTGKWSRVPDIYPLFKSSKIRTSDGVVFITTKDGARIDLAQATEVSIEAAQGNYSVALEKGTVLFAVPPSASLTVTTKEATVSVTRQTGGYYSLVAGPGAPSFKNIQGMIIRGPEGTFIRSLHGGIAVSGPALEARILNTGERLFASLEGEDKALGYTPAENGLNDASIQLMITGAFITGAGVTALDSYRGDGVHSPAGFIK; encoded by the coding sequence GTGGCATTCGGGGAAATTAAGTCTACAGGCGGTGTTGAGATCAGTTCGTCGACCGGAAAATGGAGCCGGGTTCCTGATATCTACCCGCTGTTCAAATCTTCAAAGATTCGCACAAGTGACGGGGTTGTCTTCATCACCACAAAAGATGGTGCAAGGATTGACCTTGCACAGGCGACCGAAGTCTCTATTGAGGCAGCACAGGGCAATTACTCTGTTGCGCTTGAGAAAGGCACGGTATTATTTGCGGTACCCCCATCTGCCTCCCTGACGGTAACTACAAAAGAAGCGACCGTTTCTGTCACCCGGCAGACAGGCGGATATTATTCCCTTGTGGCTGGTCCCGGCGCTCCTTCGTTTAAGAATATCCAGGGCATGATCATTCGCGGTCCCGAAGGCACATTTATCAGAAGCCTCCATGGGGGGATTGCCGTAAGCGGTCCGGCGCTCGAAGCGAGAATCCTCAATACCGGTGAGCGTCTTTTTGCTTCCCTTGAAGGAGAAGACAAGGCATTGGGATATACCCCGGCAGAAAACGGACTGAATGACGCATCAATTCAGCTGATGATAACAGGAGCATTCATTACCGGTGCAGGTGTGACTGCCTTAGATTCATATCGTGGGGATGGGGTTCACAGTCCTGCAGGGTTTATAAAATAA
- a CDS encoding UXX-star (seleno)protein family 1: protein MEGIVIYGKKGUPYTGKALAAFGESAQYFDVIEDSEKFEEMLVLSGGIRKVPVIVEEGKVSIGFGGA, encoded by the coding sequence ATGGAAGGTATAGTCATCTATGGAAAAAAGGGTTGACCCTATACCGGAAAGGCCCTTGCGGCTTTCGGAGAATCAGCACAGTATTTCGATGTAATTGAAGACAGCGAGAAGTTTGAGGAGATGCTGGTGCTTTCAGGGGGCATACGGAAAGTGCCGGTCATAGTTGAGGAAGGGAAGGTGAGCATCGGCTTCGGCGGAGCCTGA
- a CDS encoding inorganic phosphate transporter, whose protein sequence is MTELIPVAACFLIAFGIGSNDTSNALGICIGCGIIKLRRAVLLFGCFVLIGILVQGEKVMETVGKDLVEITLPILSVSLSVAALLIIVSNWKRLPLSTHQVIIGSLAGAGVAAGTAVNFTALFEIIISWIISPVIAFFTALLLYRAMEKTISKLSLFRIEKILRSLLLFSGILISYNTGANELATILGPVIHSGLIEQLRASLAGSLFVFLGAVILSHRVIETIGKGITTLDPYSGFAAQFGAGMCVLFFTFLGMPVSTTYCIIGAISGVGMSKGMETVKFGLIRKIMANWVIAPSLAFLISFLILKAVV, encoded by the coding sequence ATGACTGAACTCATCCCTGTTGCAGCCTGCTTTCTTATCGCCTTCGGCATAGGTTCAAACGATACCTCGAACGCCCTCGGAATATGTATCGGATGCGGGATCATTAAATTGCGAAGGGCTGTGCTGCTGTTCGGGTGTTTTGTGCTGATCGGCATTCTGGTGCAGGGGGAAAAAGTGATGGAGACGGTCGGTAAGGACCTCGTGGAGATTACCCTCCCCATTCTCAGCGTATCCCTTTCAGTGGCTGCACTGTTGATCATTGTTTCCAACTGGAAGCGACTGCCCCTCTCAACACACCAGGTTATCATCGGCAGTCTGGCAGGGGCAGGGGTTGCCGCAGGGACAGCGGTGAACTTTACCGCACTCTTTGAAATCATAATCTCATGGATCATTTCCCCGGTGATTGCTTTTTTTACTGCCCTTTTGCTGTACAGAGCGATGGAAAAGACCATCTCGAAACTGTCCCTCTTCCGGATCGAAAAAATCCTGAGATCCCTCCTGCTTTTCAGCGGTATTCTCATCTCCTACAACACCGGCGCGAATGAACTTGCAACAATTCTAGGACCGGTCATCCATTCAGGGCTGATCGAACAGCTGCGGGCATCTCTTGCGGGGTCTCTGTTCGTATTCCTCGGAGCGGTCATCTTAAGCCACCGGGTCATTGAGACGATAGGCAAAGGGATTACCACCCTCGACCCTTATTCCGGGTTTGCCGCGCAGTTCGGGGCAGGGATGTGCGTGCTTTTCTTCACCTTTCTCGGCATGCCTGTTTCGACGACCTATTGCATTATCGGGGCAATCAGCGGAGTCGGAATGTCGAAGGGTATGGAGACGGTGAAGTTTGGCCTGATCAGGAAGATCATGGCAAACTGGGTCATCGCCCCCTCACTGGCATTTCTCATCAGTTTCCTCATCCTGAAAGCGGTTGTGTGA
- a CDS encoding MFS transporter, with translation MKASFDISPYIKVFTSKRIAVITFLGFSSGIPLALTGGTLQAWMTVAGVDLRTIGLFALVGLPYTLKFFWSPFMDRFVPPWLGRRRGWIVITQLSLVAGITAMAFSSPQQAPAVLAMLALTVAFASASQDIVIDAYRTDVLREQERGVGAAVFVMGYRIAMLVSGALALILSDHLGWRQTYLLMAAVMGIGILSALIGPEPEKKAVPPSTMTEAVWGPMKDYFSRNFALWLLLLIILYKLGDAYAGALTTAFLIKGVGFSVSEVGTINKGLGIASLIIGAMFGGALMVRLKLFRSLLVFGILQAVSNLSFMMLALAGKSYGILVFAVAFENLTGGMGTAAFVSLLMAMCNQRYTATQYALLSSLAALGRIFVSPTSGFLVESIGWASFFFVTFLIALPGLGCLWWLRQAIADLKSDA, from the coding sequence ATGAAAGCTTCGTTTGATATCTCTCCATATATTAAGGTATTTACCAGCAAGCGGATTGCGGTTATCACTTTTCTCGGGTTCTCCTCGGGCATTCCGCTGGCGCTGACAGGAGGAACCCTGCAGGCATGGATGACAGTTGCCGGGGTCGATCTGCGCACGATAGGACTCTTTGCCCTGGTCGGCCTCCCCTATACGCTGAAATTCTTCTGGTCGCCGTTTATGGACCGTTTTGTGCCGCCGTGGCTCGGCAGGCGGCGGGGCTGGATTGTCATCACTCAACTGAGTCTTGTCGCGGGCATTACCGCAATGGCATTCAGCTCTCCTCAGCAGGCCCCTGCAGTGCTCGCGATGCTTGCCCTTACAGTGGCATTTGCGTCTGCGTCACAGGATATCGTGATTGATGCGTACCGCACGGATGTTCTTCGTGAACAGGAACGCGGTGTCGGGGCAGCAGTGTTTGTCATGGGCTACCGCATTGCCATGCTCGTGTCAGGCGCGCTTGCGCTCATCCTTTCCGATCATCTCGGATGGAGACAGACCTATCTGCTGATGGCGGCAGTGATGGGGATTGGTATTCTTTCCGCGCTCATCGGGCCGGAACCAGAGAAGAAGGCAGTTCCTCCGTCCACCATGACGGAAGCAGTCTGGGGGCCGATGAAGGATTACTTTTCGCGCAACTTTGCCTTATGGCTGTTGCTGCTGATCATCCTGTATAAGCTGGGTGATGCCTATGCGGGTGCCCTCACCACGGCGTTTCTCATCAAAGGGGTCGGGTTTTCCGTCAGTGAGGTAGGCACAATCAATAAGGGGCTCGGGATCGCGTCGTTAATAATCGGCGCCATGTTCGGCGGCGCTCTCATGGTGCGCCTGAAGCTGTTCCGCTCGCTTCTTGTGTTTGGCATCCTCCAGGCAGTCTCGAACCTTTCATTCATGATGCTTGCACTGGCGGGAAAAAGTTACGGCATCCTTGTCTTTGCCGTAGCCTTCGAAAATCTGACTGGTGGCATGGGCACTGCGGCATTTGTGTCGCTGCTCATGGCGATGTGCAATCAGCGCTATACCGCAACTCAGTATGCGCTTCTTTCCTCGCTCGCTGCCCTTGGGAGGATCTTTGTGTCCCCCACATCCGGGTTTCTCGTGGAATCCATCGGATGGGCAAGTTTCTTCTTCGTGACATTTCTTATTGCCCTGCCGGGATTGGGGTGTCTCTGGTGGCTGCGGCAGGCGATCGCTGATCTGAAGTCTGATGCATAA
- a CDS encoding N-acetylmuramoyl-L-alanine amidase-like domain-containing protein — MNRDHITLGNFTMDSLDQLIRNAAAFGDIGSRIAFLSAHLIGTEYAEATLVGSSDIPEAFVINLQGVDCFTFLEYVEAMRLSGSFPEFSENLQRVRYRDGIVDFSRRNHFFTDWKEWNAGHISDVTENVGSSAVRKVTKRLNDREDGTLFLPGIMPVQRDIRYIPSERIDDAVKASLRTGDYAGIYTELKGLDVSHVGIVIREGETLRLRHASSQKQMKKVVDQDFSNYMSDKPGILVFRPVMNSA, encoded by the coding sequence ATGAACCGTGACCACATTACCCTGGGTAACTTCACCATGGATAGTCTTGATCAGCTCATCCGCAACGCTGCTGCGTTCGGCGATATTGGGAGCAGGATAGCATTTCTGTCCGCACATCTCATCGGTACGGAGTATGCGGAAGCAACTCTCGTGGGAAGCAGCGATATCCCCGAGGCATTTGTCATTAATCTTCAGGGCGTGGACTGTTTTACCTTTCTTGAATATGTCGAGGCGATGCGCCTGTCAGGTTCTTTTCCTGAGTTCAGCGAGAACCTACAAAGAGTGCGGTACAGGGACGGAATAGTCGATTTCTCCCGCAGAAACCATTTCTTCACTGACTGGAAAGAATGGAATGCAGGGCATATCTCCGATGTGACAGAAAATGTCGGATCATCTGCGGTGCGGAAGGTCACGAAGAGGTTGAATGACAGGGAAGACGGGACGCTTTTCCTCCCCGGCATCATGCCCGTTCAGCGGGATATCCGCTATATTCCTTCTGAGCGTATTGACGACGCGGTAAAGGCGTCATTAAGAACAGGAGACTATGCGGGGATATACACCGAACTCAAGGGACTGGACGTCTCGCATGTCGGGATTGTGATCAGGGAGGGAGAAACTCTCCGGCTGAGACACGCTTCCTCGCAAAAACAGATGAAAAAAGTTGTTGATCAGGATTTCAGCAACTACATGTCGGACAAGCCCGGCATTCTCGTATTCAGGCCGGTGATGAATTCGGCTTGA
- a CDS encoding CBS domain-containing protein encodes MKVEEVMTKKVEMIDGKASIYDAIERMIDKRIRSLLVKPGDENDVYGVITVRDIVFKVLVKNLNLNKTKVGEITSKPLVCINKGVELDHAVSLMTKFNISRVFVCEGKEISGIISLLDVMSAELIKKAREGHGA; translated from the coding sequence ATGAAGGTTGAAGAGGTAATGACGAAAAAGGTGGAAATGATCGATGGCAAAGCTTCTATTTATGATGCCATCGAGAGGATGATCGATAAAAGAATCCGTTCCTTGCTTGTGAAGCCCGGAGACGAAAACGATGTCTACGGTGTGATCACAGTCAGGGACATTGTTTTCAAGGTGCTCGTGAAGAACCTGAACCTCAATAAGACAAAGGTAGGCGAAATTACTTCAAAACCGCTGGTCTGCATCAATAAAGGAGTGGAGCTGGACCATGCGGTCAGTCTCATGACAAAATTCAATATCAGCAGGGTTTTTGTGTGTGAAGGCAAGGAAATCAGCGGGATTATCTCACTGCTGGATGTCATGTCTGCAGAACTGATCAAAAAGGCAAGAGAGGGACACGGTGCTTAA